GCCTGCACCTCGTCGAGGCGGAGGTCGATGTCGTGCGGCGGTCCGTCTGGCCAGGTCTCAGAGCAGCTGCAGCGCACGCCGCCCCGGGTGTGTTCCCCGGCGACGCGGGCGAGGAGTGGTTCGAGGGGCTCAGGCATCGGGCACCCCCTCGGGCTCACCGGGCTGCTCGGGCTCGGGTGCCGGCGGCGCCGGCGGCTCGGAGGGGCGGTGGTCCCAGCGTCGTGGCCGCCACGCCAGCACCTCCCGCACCTCGGCCAGCCCGTCGCCCGATGGGTGCGGGTCGTGCCAGAGGGCGCCGTCGCGGTAGAGGACTTGGTGCATGACCCCGCGGGGGGAGGGGCCGGCGACGAAGAGGTACTCGCCGGGCTCGCCCTGGTCGACGTGGTCGAGCTCGATGGGGGCGTAGCCGTTGGCGGCCATGTAGCCGAGGAGCATGGCCCACCAGGCGGTGCCGTGGCCGACGCCGTCGGCGAGGGTGTCGCCGAGGATCAGGCCCTCCTCGGCGAAGTGGGGGACCTCGTCGAGGGGGCGGTTCAGCAGGGACGCGACGCAGGCCGGGAGGCAGTTCCCGATCCGGTGGGGGTCGTCGCTGGTGATGGTCTGGTTGACGCGGCTCACGGGGTGGCTCCTTCGGTCGGGGTGGGCTGTACGAGGAGTTCGTCGACGGCGGTGAGCAGCGCGTCGACCTTGGCGTCGAAGTCGGGCCACACGAGGTGCGGGCCGGCCTCGCAGGAGCAGAGCTCGGCGTTGGGGAGCAGGTCGACCAGGGCCGCGCGCTGGTCGTCGGTCAGCCGCCGGGGGTGCTGTGCCCGGGCGGAGCCGACGATGAGCGCCGCGGCGACCGCCTCGTCGACGCGGGTCTCGACGATCCGGTCAACGGCGGGCACGACGTACTGCCGGATGCCGGCGTTGGTGAGGTCGCGGGCGCAGCCGTAGTCGCAGTCCTTGGCGGCGTGGAGGGCCTCGTAGATCGGGGCGTACTCGCAGTCGACTGGCTCGGAGAACGCGACGAGCTGGGCGTCGGGGCAGGTGGTCCGGCCGCAGGTCTCGCACTCCGGGCCGTCCTCGCCGGCGCTGGGGCCGTCTCGGTCGGTCAAGCACGCGGCGGGATGCCCGCACACCGACTGGGCATGACCCGAGCTCGTGCTGTCGTGTACCTCGCTGCCCACCGTATCGCCCGCTGGTTCGCCAGGCACGGCGGTGTTCGGCCCGCTCACGGGCTGGCCCATCTCGACCTCGCCATGGTCGTCGAGCTGGTGTGCACGCTGCTCAGCGGATGAAGCCGCAGCGTCAGCGGCATCCGGAGCGCGGCAGACCTCCGCGGCCCGGTCCCAGCAGCCGGGGCACTTCACCTGCTGGACAGCCGGGCCGGTGACGCCGCTGTCGCCCATGCCCCAGCCGGGAAGGTCGGCGTCGAGGAGCACCTCGCGGGTGTGTGGATCGAGGATCGGGAACCGCGTCAGCCGGCACATCGTCGGGCGGCCGCCGTTGCTGCCCTGGCTGTCAAGGATCACGAGGTGGGTGACCTGGGGGCGGGAGCCGGTCCGGCAGGCGACGAAGCCGTCGGGGGCCTTGGGCATCGGGATGTGCTCGGGCATGGGTCAGCTCTCCTTCGTGGTGGTGGCGGCCGAGCCGCCGGGGGACGTGGGAGCGGGCAGGACGGCTTCGATCCGCCTGACGACAGAGTGCGAGAGGCGGGCCCCGTCGTCGGCAAGGTTCGCCAGCTCGTCGTCCAGTGCACGGCGCACGGCCGCGAGCGCGGACTCGGCGGCGGCGAGCCGGGCGAGCGCGTCGTCGCGCTGCTCCTGCGCCGTACCGAAGTGCACCTCCCACCTCGACACCTCTGCCCGCGCCTCGTCGCGCTCCTGCTCGGCAGCCTCAGCGCGCCTCCGCTGCTCGTCGCGCTCCCGTGCGCACCGCACAGCCAGGTCGCCGTACTCGTCGAGCGCCGCCCGGAGCCGCGACTCCTCCTGCGACTGCTGCGCCAACACCTGCACCGTGCTGGCCTCCAGCTCGCCCCGCTGCACCCTCAGCGACTGGATCTCGCCGAGCAGTACCAGCACCGCCGTCGGGCCGAACGCGTGCTGGAAGTCGGCGTCAACCGCGCAGGCCTCACAGAGCCACGGGTCCGTGTCCTCGCCATCGGGGTAGGCCGCGACGAGGTGGGCCGACTCGGCACATCCGTCGCACGTGCCGGCCTGGTCGATGTCGACCCTCGCCGGCATCGGCACGTGGTCCTCCGCGGCAGCCCGGGCGATGGCCACCAGCGGGACTAGGTCGAGCTCGACTGCAGGAGCAGCGAGGACCGGCCCCGCCGACACCTCCGCCAGACGCTTCCGCGCCTCCGAGTTCGAACCCACCCCGCTCACCGAACCCTCCACGCCGACGCCGGCCATGAGGTCATCCCCGACGACCCCCGGCCCATGAGGTCGAGCTCGGCTCTCGCAGGAGGTTCAGGAACGGCCCGGGGCGGTGCTGGGGCCGCGGTGGTGGGCCGCGGTCGAGTGAGGCCCGCCGACTGCGGCCCCTCCGTAGGAGAGGGGGCCCGGGGCCGCAGTCGTCTGGCTGGGGCCTGCGGGGTCTCTCGGGCCGCAGTGGGGCCGCAGTGGGGCCGCGGTCGGTTGGGGGTGTCAGGCGTGGTCATCTTCGGCCTCTCGGTACAGGGCGATGGAGTGGTGGAGTCGGGACCCGCGGGGTCCGGGGATGGTGGTGATGAAGCCTTCGTGGATGAGGAGCTTGAGGGCCTGGGTGACGTACTTGTCCTTGCCGGGGACGTCGGACTGGACGTCGCGCTGGGTGCACTGGTCGTTGTCTTCGACGTAGCGGGAGATGGCCTCCATGAGCTTGGTGGGCCGGAAGGTGCCGTCGTCGTTCTTGGGGGCTTCCTCGCGGGCGATGGACCAGCTGGTGGCGGCGTGGGTTTCGGAGCGGGTGGAGTCGAGGGTGAGGGTGCCGGCGTAGCCGCCGCCGGAGGTCTTGCGGAGTTCGCCGGCGGTGTCCTTCTCGATGCGGAGCGTGATGCGGCCGATCTGGCCGGGGGCGGGCTGGTTGCGGGCTTCGGCGCGGAGGTAGGAGCCGCGGATCATGCGCTTCTTCGCGATGGAGCCGATGGCGTAGCCGGTGGCGCGGGCTTCGGTGGACTTGGGGAGGTGGTCGATGGTGATGACGCAGGAGCCGGCGTCGGCTGGTCGGGTGCAGATGAACCGCATGGCGTTGGTGATCTCGTCGCCGTCGTTGGTGTTGGCGCCGTACATGGGGATCGCTTCGCCGATGGAGTCGATGAGCACGACGTCGGGGGCTCGGTGGACGAGGTCGTTGATGGCGGCGCGGAGTTGGTCGCCGTCGTCGGGCTGGTAGTAGCGGAACCGGGTGGGGTCGGCGAGGACGGCGAGGAGGTCCTGGCGTTCGGCGAGGTCGGCGCCGAGGAGGAGTAGCCGGGCGGCGGTGTGGTTGGGGCCGTTGTGGTCGACGTCGACCATGGCTGCGGTGCCGCCGGCGAGGAGGGTCTCGACGATCGCGGCCTGGGCGAGCCAGGTCTTGCCGCACTCGGGGTCGCCGAAGATCCCGTTGACCTTGCCGGCGTAGAACAGGGCGGCGCCGTCGGCGCGGCGGCAGATGGTGGGTGGTTCGACGATGGGCGGGGTGCCGCCGTCGAGCCAGGTGAGGTCGACGAACCCGGTGTCGGTGTGGGTGGTGGTGGGTCCCCAGCGGGTGACGACCTGCTCGAGGTCTTCGTAGGCCTGCTCGACGTGGCGGGTGACGTTGGTGGGGTCGCCGGCGCGTGCGAGCTGGATGAATTTGCGGCCGAGGTCGCCGACGCTGCGGAGTCGGGCGGTGTCGCGGACGATCTCGGCGTAGTAGGGGGCCTGGGCGGGGATGTCGCAGGCCTGCATGAGGGTCTGGAGGTAGGGGGCGCCGCCGATGCGGGCGAGGTCTCCGGTGCGCATGAGGTGGTCGGAGACGAGGACGAGGTCGACGGTGCGGCCGTGGGCGGCGATGTCGTGGATCGCGGTCCAGATGGTGCCGTGGTGGGGCCAGTAGAAGTCGCCGGCGTCGAGCTCGTCGCGGACCTGGTCGACGAGGGCGGGGGAGGTGAGGAGGGCGCCGAGGACTGCACGCTCGGCGTCGGCGTTGGCGACGGGGGCGGGGCCGGCGGGCGCGTCGTGGTGGGGGTCGTAGGGCGGCTCGTCGGGTGGGACGGGCTGCAGGTGGTGACGGGTTGGTGGTCCGTCGGCGCTCACGGTGCGGGTGGCTCCTTGTCGTCCGTGATCGGGTGGGGTGGTGCTGGGGCCCGGCCCGGGGCAGGTACGCCTCCCCCGGAAAGGTGACGGGGGTCGTGAGCGTCCTTCGGCGGTGGTCTCGGGTGCCGCCGTTGACCCCGGGCCGGGTGGCTTGTCAGCTGTCGCTGTCGGGGTCGAGGCCGTCGTCGCCGAAGTCGAGGCCGTCGTCTCCGTGGTCCTCGCCCGGCTCAGTGCCGTCGCCGTCCTCGTCGCCGTCCTCATCGGCCTCGGGGGTAGCGAACGGGTCGACGAGGGCGCTGCGGTCGGCGTGCACGGCGGCGCCCTCGTGCTGGCCGCAGACGTCGCAGACCGGGCCGTGCTCGCTGTCGTCGATCGCGAGGCTCGAGGAGAGGTAGGGGTGCGGCTCGTGGCGGGCGCCGGTGGCGAGGACGTCGGCGACGTTGGGCTCGGTGGGGCCGTCGCCGTACTCGAGGGTGGGGGCCTCGCCGGCGGCGAGCTGGCGCTCGTAGTGGAAGGACCGGGCGAGGTTGCGGAGGTGGTCCTCGGTCTCGGTGGTCGGTGCTGGCTCGATGGTGAGGATGGACAGGCTGACGGACTCGTCGCCGTTGCGCTTCTCGGCGCGGGCCTCGGCGACGAGCTCGACGACGGCGAGGATCTTCTTCCCGAGCTGGTCGTGGCAGCGCTTGGCGAGGTCCTCGGTGATGCCGGTGTTGCTGGTGCCCTTGGGGGCGATCTTGGCGGTGGTGGTGGTCATGCGGGTGTTGCTCCTTCGGTGGTGAGGGTGGGCGCTGCTGGGTCAGAACGGGGGATCGTCGTTGCCCCAAGAGCCCTGGCCGGCCGGTGGTGCGGCGGGTGGGGCGCCGGCGGGCGTGGACTGCTGGGCGGGCCGCGACGTGCCCTGGGCGGGGGTGGCGGGGACCTTGGCGACGGTGGGGTACTTGATCTCGAGGGCAGTGCCCTTGCCGCCGTCGCGGGTGTCGTACTCGCGCTGGTAGATGCGACCGGTGACGAGGATGCGGTCGGCCTTCTTGAAGGTCTCGACGGCTGCCTCGGCGGCCTGTTCCCACAAGGAGACGTTGACGAAGATCTGCTCGAGGTTCTCGTAGGTGCCGTCGTCGAGGCGGCGGGAGTCGTTGGCGGCGACGCGGAGGCTGGCGACGGCCTTCCCGGCGGGGGTGAAGCGGAGCTCGGGGTCGGCGACGAGCCGGCCGTCGATGGTGATGGTGGGCAGCAAGGTGGTGTCCTCTCAGACGGTCGGGTGGTCAGGCGGTGCGGGGCGTGGGGTGGGCGGCGGCGTACTTCTCGACGAGGGAGCGCGGGGGGAGGCCGCGGTGGGCGCCGGGCTGGAGGTGTCCTACAGCGATGGCCCACCTCCGGATCTCGGCGGCGTTGGTGCCGAGCTCGGTGATGCGGTCCTTGAGGGCGATCGCGTTGTCGCGGCCGCGGCGTGCCTTGGCGGGGCGTCGGTCGATGCCGGCGGCGGTCATGATGTTCTGCACGGCTTTGGTGGAGCGGCCGATCTTCTCGGCGATCTCGACCTGCGTGAGCTGCTCGTCCTCGTAGAGCCGCCGGACCTGCTCGACGAGCTCGGGGGCGTGCTCGACGGGGGTCTTGCGTCGTGGGATGTTGTGGTCGATGAGGCAGCGGCGGACGGTCATGTGGCTGACGCCGTAGTGCTCGCCGATCTGCTGCATGGTCTGGCCGGCCTGGTAGGCGGTGATGACGTCGGTGGCGGGGAGGTCGATGCGGCGGCCGCCGGCCCCGGGGACGACGTCGCGACCTGCCCGAGCGGGTCGCTTCGTGGCGGGAGTCGCGGGGGTGAGCTCGACGAGGAGGTGGAGCGCTTCGAGCGCGGCGACCACCGCCGTGCGGGCGGCCGCGACGGCAGGGTGCGGGTGGGCTGCGGTCGTGCGGAGGAGGTCGCGGGCGTGGTCGAGCTGGGCGTCGAGGATCTGCGCAGCCGTGGGCGTTGCACGATTTCCGACCTGACCTGAGGGGCCGCCGGCGGCGACGGGGCGCGTCTCCCGTGCCGCCGGCGGGTTCTTCTCCCGGTGTGTGGAGGAACCAGCGCCGGGAGCCCTGCCCGGTGTGCGGCCGCGGTCCGGCACGTCACTGGTCGATGTCGCCCGCGGTGCGCTACTCCGCGTCGTGGGCTTGCCCTGCTTACCCTCCTTGGGCGGCTGGTGGGGTGTGGCCGACGCCGGCTGGGGCGCGGGCGTCTTCTTCGCTGCGGCCTTCGCGGCGGCCTCGGCTTCGGCGCGGGCCTGCTCCTCGGCGGCACGACGAGCCTCGCCGGCGGCGCGGGTGATGGCGGCGCGGGCGCACTGGGGGCAGCGCTGGTTGTCGTCGAGGTCGCGGCCCTTGCGCTTGCAGTCGACGCACCAGGGCTGGTGGGCGGCCCGGGTGGTGCTGGTGTCGCGGGGGAGGTCGAGCTGGGCGGGGGAGTCGTTGTAGACGTTGCCGGTGGTGGCGTTGCCGAGGACCTGGACCATCACGCCACCGCCTGGCCGTGCAGTACGGCGCGGAGGCGGGTGCCGATCCACTCGCCGACCTGCGGACTGACAGCGTTGCCGAAGCCGTCGACCTGGTTGCGGGCCGAGCCCCAGACCTTGAACGTGCCGCGGTGCTCGCCGAAGTCGACGTCGAATCCGCAGGCGCGGCCGATCTCGTGCTCGCGCATCATGCGGAAGTAGCAGTCCTCGAGCTTGAGGTCGGCCAAGGCGGCGGTCCACTCGGCATTCAGGAGGCCGGTGGTGTCCCGGGACGTCAACGTGCCGAGAGGGTCGGTGATGGGGTGGGCAGCGGTCTCGGTGCCACCGGAACCGTTCTGCTTGTACCAGCCGGAGAACAGGACGCCTTGCTGGACGGCTGACCCGACGACGGTGCCGAGGGGATGGTCGACTGGGTGCGCGCGGTACTTCGCCTCGTCGATCGGGCCGTTGTTCTGAATGCGGCCGGCTGCGGTGACCAGGCCGGGGATCTGCTCGGCCGTGAAGGTTGGCATCGGCTCGTCGTGGGTGGTGGGGACCGTGTTCTTCCGGAACGGGACCACGCCCGAGGAGAGAACGCTGAGACCACCCGAGCCAGCGCCGCCGACGACGGTCTCCATCGACTCGCCCAGGCCGCGGGAGGTGGCGTTGGTCCGGTTCGGCATGACGCGGGCCGAGACGACGGCCATGGTCTCCGAGCCGCCCTGGGTGGGCAGCGCCTCGTCAGCGCCGCGGGGCGCGCCCTGGTAGTTGTCCACTGCGATCGCTACCGGCGGCGTGAGCAGCGCCTGGGTGTTGGTGCCGGTCTGGGTGGGGATCGGCTCGGACAGGTCCCGGGTCCGGCACGTCGACCCGGGGTGCTCGTAGGTGTTCCCCGCCGCGGCGATGAGGGCGCCGGTCGACAGGACGGCGGTCTCCTGCTGGGACGTCTGCGTCGACATCGGCTGCCACGGGTGACGCTCGGACCCGCGCTCGGCCTTGGCCGGCATCAGGACCGCGGGGAACTCTCCGAACCGCTGGCGGCACCGCTCGGCCCGGGCGAGGGTCGCGCGGGCCAGCGGCGCCTGGTAGACCTCGCCGGTCTTCTTGTCCTTGATCGTCTTGAGCTTCATCTCCCCGATGCGGGTGCCGAGGTCGCTCAGGTCCAGGGAGCGCAGCGCATACCCGCTCGGCGGAACGATCTGGTTGCGGCAGCGCGGGCACCGGTAGTCGTACTGCTTGCCGTACTCGACGCGGCCTGACGCGGGCACACCTGTGCGCCACGTCCAGCGGGCCTCGACGACGGTCTCGCAACTCCAGCACCAGGTCTCGGGACGGTGCTCGAGGTCCGGGCTCGGGATCCGCTTGTCCCAGGCCACGAAGTAGAAGCGGTCACGGCTCTGGTCGACGCCGAAGAACCGGCTGTTGAGGTAGAGCTCCCGGCAGTTGTAGCCGAGCTTCTGGATCTCGCGCTTCCACCAGCGGTACGTCGTGCCGTCACCGATCTTCGGCCTGTTCGGCAGTGCGTTGCCCCATGCGGTGAGCTCGGTGGTGCACTCGACGAGGATCATCAGCGGGTGATGCTCGGCGGCGTAGTGGAGCACGCAGTTCGCGGTCGCGCGGTCTCGCTCGGAGCGGGTGACGGCGGCCTCGTACTCCTCGTCGACGACGTCGAAGAGCGTGCCGCCCGTGGCGTACGCCCTCTTGCTGTTGGACTGGCTGTGGTTCTTGCAGGAGACGCCTGCGACGAGGAGGTCGGCGGCGGGGAGTTGGCGAACGTCGTGGTAGTCGGAGGACTCTCGGTTGACGAGGTCAGCGATCCAGTGGTCGACCTCCGGGTGGTTGGCCTCGTGGACCCTGACCTTGTACTCGTTGTGGTTCGCCGCGGTGATGGCGGTGAAGCCGGCGGCGATGACGCCGAGGGTGAGGCCGCCGAAGCCGGAGAACAGGTCGACGCAGGTGTACTCGTCGTGGCGGAAGCGGCGCCGGCGACGCGAGGGGCGGTGGCAGGCGACGCGAGGGGGAAGTGGACGACGGCGTCCCATCAGAACAGGGCTCCCTCGGCGACCTTCGCGACTCCTGCGGCCGTCGAAGTGAGCTCATCACGGAGCGGGGTGACGAAGATGCGGGCTCCCGTGCTGGCGTCGGCGTATCGCTTCACGCCGCGGAGATCGACGACCTGACAGTCGTCGAGGTAGACGCCGGCGGCTTTGAGGGCGTCGAGGACGGTCCGCTCGAGCTTGTCGGTGTCGGGCTTCTTGTCGGCGTACGTCGGCGCGGTGGGCTTGAGCCGGTTGGCGTTCTTCCCGGTGCCGTAGTGGTATCGCGGGCGGGCAAGGAAGAAGACGATCTCTACGCGGACGGGCCCGGCGATTGGGGTCCAGTCGTCGGGTAGGGCTTCCTGGGTGGCGCCGGCGACGGCTTGCCACCAGGGTCGGACCTTGTTGCTGGACTCGACCATGCGGGCGCGGCCGTTGACGACGAAGGCGCGCTTGGATCCGGCGGGGGCGGGGGTGCCGACGGCGTTGATGGTGAGGCTGGTCATGGTTGGTTCTTCTTCCTGTCGGCTCGGTCGAGGAGGACGACGATGAGGACGGCGACGATGGTGGCGGCGGAGATCGCGCCGAGGATCACGCCCTCGTTCATCGCAGGGCTCCGCTCATCTCGAGCTGCACCAGGACCTCGGTGGGCGGGGCCCAGAGGCCGAGGCGGCCCCTGCAGGGGATCGGGTCGATCGGCTGGGCGTCATCGAGGACCAGGTGGACGATGTCGCGTCGGGTGCGGCCGCCGTGCTCGTCGTAGGACTGCTCGGCCCACGGGGAGTCGCAGCAGTCGGGCTGAGCGAGGTGGGCGTCGACGAGCTGGACGGTGCCGATGATCGCGCCGTAGACCAGCTCGGCCCGCATGTACTCCCACAGCAGGTCGTCTGCTCCCTGCGTCGCGCCGAGCAGGTCGGGCAGCAGCTCGCAGCCGCGCTCGCTGAGCCGGAAGCCGGCGTGGATCGCGAGCGGGCCGCGGTACTTCCACGCCTGGGTGCGGTTCTCGACGGTCTTGCCGCCGTGGACGATCGCCCATGCCCAGGGCTGCTGAACGGTGAGGGCCTTCATCAGAAGAGCACCGCCTGCTGCTCGACGACGTCCTCAGCCGTCGTCGGCGCGCCGTCCTCGGCACGCTGGTCGACGCGGGCCTCGGCGTACGCCTCGTCCTGCCAGGACGGGGCGACGGGCTCACCGGCGGCGGGGCAGCGCGCCGAATCCCGCCAGATCACCAGACCGGACGGCAGCTCGACGACCTGCATCGCCGGGATCCCGACCCCCCAGACGGCGCCGGCCCACCGGGCGGCCTGCTTCACCGCGGCGCGGGCGTCCTTCTTCGGCTTCCAGCGGGCCTTCGCCGCGCCGTTCTCCATCGGCTCCCAGTAGTGGCTGGTACTCGGGTAGGGGCACTTGGGCAGGTGTCCGTCGCGATCGGTAACGCGGTTCCAGCAGATGCAGGCGTCGGCGTGGGACCACGACTGCATCTGGTAGGCCACCGGATCGGCCGGCACGTCGACGAGCAGGTGGGTCATGGCGTCACCGACCGGGCGTTCCCGACGGGCGCGTGGACACCGAGCTCGTGCCACACCGGGTGACAGCCGTCCTCAGCGACCTGGACCTCGACGGCCGGGGACAGGGGAGCGGTCGGGGCCGTGATGGTCTGCGCGGCCGCGCGGCGGGCGCGGAACCACGCGCGCTTCACCGGGACACCCCCAGCACGCGGGCCGCCTCGTCGACGCGGTACGCGAGAGTGTGGTCGCCGCCGTGCCGGTCGGGATGGGCGAGCCCACGGGCGCGCCGCACCTGCGCCGCCGTGTCACCACGGGCCGCGGACCCGTCGAAGGTGCCAAGGACCTCGACGAGCACGGCCCGCGCATCCTCGCGGGACATCGTCTTCGGAGCAGCCGGCATCGGAGTGCCACCGCCGATCGCCTTGAAGCCCTGGTACTGCTGGCCGGTCTCGGTCGCGCCGTACCGGCCAACAGCGCGGAGAGCCTGCAGCGTCAGCG
This region of Nocardioides sp. L-11A genomic DNA includes:
- a CDS encoding DnaB-like helicase N-terminal domain-containing protein translates to MSADGPPTRHHLQPVPPDEPPYDPHHDAPAGPAPVANADAERAVLGALLTSPALVDQVRDELDAGDFYWPHHGTIWTAIHDIAAHGRTVDLVLVSDHLMRTGDLARIGGAPYLQTLMQACDIPAQAPYYAEIVRDTARLRSVGDLGRKFIQLARAGDPTNVTRHVEQAYEDLEQVVTRWGPTTTHTDTGFVDLTWLDGGTPPIVEPPTICRRADGAALFYAGKVNGIFGDPECGKTWLAQAAIVETLLAGGTAAMVDVDHNGPNHTAARLLLLGADLAERQDLLAVLADPTRFRYYQPDDGDQLRAAINDLVHRAPDVVLIDSIGEAIPMYGANTNDGDEITNAMRFICTRPADAGSCVITIDHLPKSTEARATGYAIGSIAKKRMIRGSYLRAEARNQPAPGQIGRITLRIEKDTAGELRKTSGGGYAGTLTLDSTRSETHAATSWSIAREEAPKNDDGTFRPTKLMEAISRYVEDNDQCTQRDVQSDVPGKDKYVTQALKLLIHEGFITTIPGPRGSRLHHSIALYREAEDDHA
- the ssb gene encoding single-stranded DNA-binding protein; this encodes MLPTITIDGRLVADPELRFTPAGKAVASLRVAANDSRRLDDGTYENLEQIFVNVSLWEQAAEAAVETFKKADRILVTGRIYQREYDTRDGGKGTALEIKYPTVAKVPATPAQGTSRPAQQSTPAGAPPAAPPAGQGSWGNDDPPF
- a CDS encoding DNA cytosine methyltransferase gives rise to the protein MGRRRPLPPRVACHRPSRRRRRFRHDEYTCVDLFSGFGGLTLGVIAAGFTAITAANHNEYKVRVHEANHPEVDHWIADLVNRESSDYHDVRQLPAADLLVAGVSCKNHSQSNSKRAYATGGTLFDVVDEEYEAAVTRSERDRATANCVLHYAAEHHPLMILVECTTELTAWGNALPNRPKIGDGTTYRWWKREIQKLGYNCRELYLNSRFFGVDQSRDRFYFVAWDKRIPSPDLEHRPETWCWSCETVVEARWTWRTGVPASGRVEYGKQYDYRCPRCRNQIVPPSGYALRSLDLSDLGTRIGEMKLKTIKDKKTGEVYQAPLARATLARAERCRQRFGEFPAVLMPAKAERGSERHPWQPMSTQTSQQETAVLSTGALIAAAGNTYEHPGSTCRTRDLSEPIPTQTGTNTQALLTPPVAIAVDNYQGAPRGADEALPTQGGSETMAVVSARVMPNRTNATSRGLGESMETVVGGAGSGGLSVLSSGVVPFRKNTVPTTHDEPMPTFTAEQIPGLVTAAGRIQNNGPIDEAKYRAHPVDHPLGTVVGSAVQQGVLFSGWYKQNGSGGTETAAHPITDPLGTLTSRDTTGLLNAEWTAALADLKLEDCYFRMMREHEIGRACGFDVDFGEHRGTFKVWGSARNQVDGFGNAVSPQVGEWIGTRLRAVLHGQAVA
- a CDS encoding RusA family crossover junction endodeoxyribonuclease, with protein sequence MTSLTINAVGTPAPAGSKRAFVVNGRARMVESSNKVRPWWQAVAGATQEALPDDWTPIAGPVRVEIVFFLARPRYHYGTGKNANRLKPTAPTYADKKPDTDKLERTVLDALKAAGVYLDDCQVVDLRGVKRYADASTGARIFVTPLRDELTSTAAGVAKVAEGALF
- a CDS encoding ASCH domain-containing protein gives rise to the protein MKALTVQQPWAWAIVHGGKTVENRTQAWKYRGPLAIHAGFRLSERGCELLPDLLGATQGADDLLWEYMRAELVYGAIIGTVQLVDAHLAQPDCCDSPWAEQSYDEHGGRTRRDIVHLVLDDAQPIDPIPCRGRLGLWAPPTEVLVQLEMSGALR